The following is a genomic window from Deltaproteobacteria bacterium.
CCGTGCGTTGCCTTGGTCTTGCATTCAACCACGACGCAGGGCTTCGCCTCCAGCACGGTGACGGGGACATATTCCCCGGTCTCAGTGCGATATCGCGTCATGCCTTTTTTACGTGCCAACAATCCCAGCGCCATAATCCACCTATGCCATTTTAATTTCGACCTCTACGCCGGCAGCCAAATCGAGCTTAATCAGCGCATCGACGGTCTGTTGCGTGGGATCGAGGATGTCGATCATCCGTTTATGAGTGCGAATTTCAAATTGCTCCCGCGATTTTTTGTCGACGTGCGGGGAACGCAACACACAAAACCGTTCGATCTTGGTCGGCAACGGCACCGGGCCCGCAACGCGCGCTCCGGTGCGCTTCGCGGTATCGACGATCTCACCGGCGGCCTGATCCAACAGCTTATGATCGAAGCCCTTGAGCCGAATCCGCATCTGCTGACTTTTATCTACCGCCTGTGCCGTTGTCATCCAATCAACCCTTTCCATACTCTCCCTCTCCCGTTGGGGAGAGGGATACCATTTACACCAAAATTTCCGTGACGACGCCCGCACCCACGGTCCGGCCCCCTTCGCGGATCGCAAACCGCAATTCCTTCTCCATCGCGATCGGCGTGATCAGGTCCACCACCAGGTTCGCATTGTCCCCCGGCATCACCATCTCCACCCCTTCCGGCAACTCCACGATCCCCGTC
Proteins encoded in this region:
- the rpsJ gene encoding 30S ribosomal protein S10 → MTTAQAVDKSQQMRIRLKGFDHKLLDQAAGEIVDTAKRTGARVAGPVPLPTKIERFCVLRSPHVDKKSREQFEIRTHKRMIDILDPTQQTVDALIKLDLAAGVEVEIKMA
- the tuf gene encoding elongation factor Tu (EF-Tu; promotes GTP-dependent binding of aminoacyl-tRNA to the A-site of ribosomes during protein biosynthesis; when the tRNA anticodon matches the mRNA codon, GTP hydrolysis results; the inactive EF-Tu-GDP leaves the ribosome and release of GDP is promoted by elongation factor Ts; many prokaryotes have two copies of the gene encoding EF-Tu) encodes the protein TGIVELPEGVEMVMPGDNANLVVDLITPIAMEKELRFAIREGGRTVGAGVVTEILV